DNA sequence from the Pelosinus sp. IPA-1 genome:
AATGAAACGACGGGGGTATAAAGTAGGAATTATAAAGCATGACGTGCATGGTTTTGAAATAGATTATCCGGAAAAAGACACTTGGCGACATGCACAAGCCGGTGCTGATATCGTTTGTATATCAGCAGCAAATAAGGTTGCGTATATTCGGCGTGTTTCTGAAGAAAGAGCACTTGATTTGCTTATACAGGATATGAGTGATATGGATATTGTTTTTACAGAGGGATTTAAAAAGGAAAATAAACCGCAAATTGAAGTGTATCGTCAGCAATCGGGAAAAGAAGCACTAGGAAAGAGAGAGAACCTGCTGGCTGTAGTTTCTGACTTGCAGTTATATGATGAGATTCCCTTTTTTGGATTTGAAGATGAAGTCAGGCTATGTGATTTTTTAGTACAGCATTTTCGAATAAAG
Encoded proteins:
- the mobB gene encoding molybdopterin-guanine dinucleotide biosynthesis protein B; translated protein: MRAGDKMIPVPVVSFVGYANNGKTTFVIKVISEMKRRGYKVGIIKHDVHGFEIDYPEKDTWRHAQAGADIVCISAANKVAYIRRVSEERALDLLIQDMSDMDIVFTEGFKKENKPQIEVYRQQSGKEALGKRENLLAVVSDLQLYDEIPFFGFEDEVRLCDFLVQHFRIK